A window of the Bradyrhizobium ottawaense genome harbors these coding sequences:
- a CDS encoding multidrug effflux MFS transporter: MSDINADAWVSSGHRPMGFPEFVVVIASIMALNPLAMDMMLPALPNIGSAFHLEVANRPQMVLSIFLLGFGVGQFVMGPLSDRFGRRPVLLGGMAVYCIASLLAIAAPSFETLLLARALQGLGTSATRVIAVSIVRDCYAGRKMASVMSLAMMVFIAVPVIAPSFGQAVMLLAQWRGIFIVLMLYGVAALIWSALRMPETLPVSERKSIAIRDVLGAFRQTVTNRQTFGYALAAGGVMGSLFAFVFSSQQIFTEIYHLGHYFPLAFAAIAVGVAIAGFLNAKIVGRVGMRVMSHTALVIFVAVAGTMFAATRLHMLPLGLFMPLAALMMFAFGLMMANFTALAMEPQGHIAGTASSLYGSITTLLGIGIGATIGQDYDGTLVPFTTGFFLCTLAALGVVLMVEKGRLFRPHQFVIK, encoded by the coding sequence GTGTCCGATATCAATGCCGACGCCTGGGTATCCTCAGGCCACCGCCCGATGGGCTTTCCCGAATTCGTCGTCGTCATCGCCTCGATCATGGCACTCAATCCGCTGGCGATGGACATGATGCTGCCGGCATTGCCGAACATCGGCTCGGCGTTCCACCTCGAAGTTGCCAACCGTCCGCAGATGGTGCTGTCGATCTTCCTGCTCGGCTTCGGCGTCGGCCAGTTCGTGATGGGACCGCTGTCCGACCGCTTCGGCCGCCGCCCGGTGCTGCTCGGCGGCATGGCGGTCTATTGCATTGCGAGCCTGCTCGCGATCGCCGCACCCTCGTTCGAGACCCTGCTGCTGGCGCGCGCGCTGCAGGGGTTGGGAACATCGGCCACCCGGGTCATCGCGGTCTCGATCGTGCGCGACTGCTATGCCGGTCGCAAAATGGCGAGCGTGATGTCGCTGGCGATGATGGTGTTCATCGCCGTTCCCGTCATTGCGCCTTCGTTCGGCCAGGCGGTGATGCTGCTGGCGCAATGGCGCGGCATCTTCATCGTGCTGATGCTGTATGGCGTGGCGGCCCTGATCTGGAGCGCGCTGCGGATGCCGGAGACGCTGCCGGTTTCCGAACGCAAATCGATCGCCATTCGCGATGTGCTGGGCGCATTCCGCCAGACCGTCACCAACCGCCAGACCTTCGGCTATGCACTCGCCGCCGGTGGCGTGATGGGCTCGCTGTTTGCGTTCGTATTCTCGTCGCAGCAGATTTTTACCGAGATCTATCATCTCGGACATTATTTCCCGCTGGCCTTCGCGGCCATCGCGGTCGGCGTCGCCATCGCAGGCTTTCTCAACGCCAAGATTGTCGGCCGGGTCGGCATGCGCGTGATGTCGCATACCGCGCTGGTGATTTTCGTGGCCGTGGCCGGGACCATGTTCGCGGCGACCAGACTGCACATGCTGCCGCTCGGACTGTTCATGCCGCTGGCGGCGCTGATGATGTTCGCCTTCGGCCTGATGATGGCGAACTTCACCGCGCTCGCGATGGAGCCGCAGGGCCATATCGCCGGCACCGCGTCGTCGCTGTACGGTTCGATCACGACGCTGCTCGGCATCGGTATCGGCGCTACCATCGGCCAGGACTATGACGGCACGCTGGTGCCGTTCACGACCGGCTTCTTTCTCTGCACACTGGCCGCGCTCGGCGTCGTGCTGATGGTCGAAAAGGGGCGGCTGTTCAGGCCGCACCAGTTCGTCATCAAGTAG
- a CDS encoding fatty acid--CoA ligase: MSTQQPANLADMVRERARSRGNALVYEFEGRHTSFAEFDIKTNRVANALIALGVKPRERIAYLGKNSDIYFELLLGAMKANVVMAPVNWRLAGPEVAFIVADCKAPVLFVGPEFIAQARNLKPQLPDVRHIITTEGGAPEWQDFTAWRDAASGDDPKVPISPKEIAIQLYTSGTTGKPKGAMLSHANFLNLVQTGNEAEKPEWNRWTTNDVSLVAMPIFHIGGSGWGVMGLYHGAKGVIAREFDPTKVLDFFEQSGITKLFMVPAAMQFVVRQPRARQVDFSRLKYMLYGASPIPAALLKECIEVFKCGFVQMYGMTETTGTIVALPPEDHIEGLDRMRSAGKALPGIELAILDADGKPLPPGEVGEIATRSGSNMVGYWNLPEATAKTLGADGWLRTGDAGYMDSDGYLYIHDRIKDMIISGGENIYPAEVESAICDHPDVAEAAVIGIPDDKWGEAVKAVVVMKPGKSATATDIINFARERIAGFKTPKSVDFLEALPRNPSGKILRRNLRDPYWAGKDRQVN, from the coding sequence ATGTCCACACAGCAACCGGCCAACCTGGCCGACATGGTGCGCGAGCGCGCCAGGAGCCGCGGCAACGCGCTGGTCTATGAATTCGAAGGGCGCCACACGAGCTTCGCCGAATTCGACATCAAGACCAACCGCGTCGCCAACGCACTGATCGCGCTCGGCGTCAAACCGCGCGAGCGCATCGCCTATCTCGGCAAGAACAGCGACATCTATTTCGAGCTGCTGCTCGGCGCCATGAAGGCCAACGTGGTGATGGCGCCGGTGAACTGGCGCCTCGCCGGTCCCGAGGTCGCCTTCATCGTCGCCGACTGCAAGGCGCCGGTGCTGTTCGTCGGGCCGGAATTCATTGCCCAGGCCCGCAACCTCAAACCGCAATTGCCTGATGTGCGGCACATCATCACCACCGAGGGCGGCGCGCCGGAATGGCAGGATTTTACGGCATGGCGGGATGCCGCCAGCGGCGACGATCCCAAGGTGCCGATCAGCCCGAAGGAGATCGCGATCCAGCTCTATACTTCCGGCACGACAGGCAAGCCCAAGGGCGCGATGCTGTCGCACGCCAACTTCCTCAACCTGGTGCAGACCGGCAACGAGGCCGAGAAGCCCGAATGGAACCGGTGGACCACCAACGACGTCTCGCTGGTGGCGATGCCGATTTTCCACATCGGCGGCAGCGGCTGGGGCGTGATGGGCCTCTATCACGGCGCCAAGGGTGTCATCGCGCGCGAGTTCGATCCGACCAAGGTGCTGGATTTCTTCGAGCAGTCCGGGATCACCAAACTGTTCATGGTGCCGGCCGCGATGCAGTTCGTGGTGCGGCAGCCGCGGGCGCGGCAGGTCGATTTCTCGCGGCTGAAATACATGCTGTACGGCGCTTCGCCGATTCCGGCGGCGCTGTTGAAGGAATGCATCGAGGTCTTCAAATGCGGCTTCGTGCAGATGTACGGCATGACCGAGACGACAGGCACTATCGTCGCCCTCCCGCCCGAGGATCATATCGAGGGACTGGACCGCATGCGCTCGGCCGGCAAGGCGCTGCCCGGCATTGAGCTTGCGATCCTCGACGCCGACGGCAAGCCGCTGCCGCCGGGCGAAGTCGGCGAGATCGCCACCCGCTCCGGCTCCAACATGGTCGGCTACTGGAACCTGCCGGAGGCCACCGCCAAGACGCTCGGCGCCGACGGCTGGCTGCGCACCGGCGATGCCGGCTACATGGACAGTGACGGCTACCTCTATATCCACGACCGCATCAAGGACATGATCATCTCCGGCGGCGAGAACATCTACCCCGCCGAAGTCGAGAGCGCGATCTGCGACCACCCCGATGTCGCCGAAGCCGCCGTGATCGGTATCCCCGACGACAAATGGGGCGAAGCGGTCAAGGCCGTCGTGGTGATGAAGCCGGGCAAGTCCGCGACCGCAACCGACATCATCAACTTCGCCCGCGAGCGCATCGCCGGCTTCAAGACGCCGAAGTCGGTCGACTTCCTCGAAGCGCTGCCGCGCAATCCCTCCGGCAAGATTCTGCGACGGAATTTGCGCGATCCGTATTGGGCGGGCAAGGATCGTCAGGTGAATTGA
- a CDS encoding SDR family NAD(P)-dependent oxidoreductase, producing the protein MSIFDLTGRTAVITGGNGGIGLGIAQALHAEGCNVSIWGRNAGKNKNAAASMASGKGKVHTQICDVSDPASVKAAMKATLDTFGRVDGCFANAGIGGGGRRAFIDRTEEEWRKMFATNLDGVFHVFQAAARHMTERAEAGDKFGRLVATSSLASLFGTARNEHYAGTKAALNALCRALAVELARYGVTANAILPGWIKSDMTANIMANDKFVANVMPRIPVRRFGEPTDFGGIAVYIMSKASSYHTADTFVIDGGYTAF; encoded by the coding sequence ATGAGCATCTTCGACCTCACCGGCCGCACCGCGGTCATCACCGGAGGAAATGGCGGCATCGGCCTCGGCATCGCGCAGGCGCTGCACGCCGAAGGCTGCAACGTCTCGATCTGGGGCCGCAACGCCGGCAAGAACAAGAACGCGGCGGCCAGCATGGCTTCCGGTAAAGGCAAGGTCCACACGCAGATCTGCGACGTCTCCGATCCCGCGTCGGTGAAGGCCGCGATGAAGGCCACGCTGGATACATTCGGCCGGGTCGACGGCTGCTTTGCCAATGCCGGCATCGGCGGCGGCGGACGGCGCGCCTTCATCGACCGCACCGAGGAAGAGTGGCGCAAGATGTTCGCAACCAATCTCGACGGCGTGTTTCATGTGTTCCAGGCCGCCGCCCGCCACATGACCGAGCGCGCGGAGGCCGGCGACAAGTTCGGCCGGCTGGTCGCAACCTCCAGCCTCGCGTCGCTGTTCGGCACCGCGCGCAACGAGCACTACGCCGGCACCAAGGCCGCGTTGAATGCGCTGTGCCGCGCGCTCGCCGTCGAGCTGGCGCGCTACGGCGTCACCGCCAATGCGATCCTGCCGGGCTGGATCAAGAGCGACATGACCGCCAACATCATGGCCAACGACAAATTCGTCGCCAACGTAATGCCGCGCATCCCGGTGCGCCGCTTCGGCGAGCCCACGGATTTCGGCGGCATCGCGGTCTACATCATGAGCAAGGCATCGTCGTATCATACGGCGGATACTTTTGTGATCGACGGTGGGTACACGGCGTTTTGA
- a CDS encoding phosphotransferase family protein has translation MIEQQLGRCVASWYPGATGVTGAAKLSGGASQETWSFDIVHAGGTSGAILRRAPPGYGASPGRAAGLDAEATLMQLAHDAGLPSPRVMHVLVPEDELGTGFIMQRIEGETIARKILRDEEFDKARPLLARQLGKVVAGIHGLPAAKLPKLREMTATREIADLEREYRSFGWPRPVFELALRWLRARDPGPSKEVTLVHGDFRNGNLIIGPDGVRAVLDWELAHFGDPMEDLGWICVNSWRFGEIDKPVGGFGSREDLFAGYEETGRKADPERVMFWEVMGTLRWGIMCCGMMQRFRSGPDHSMERAMIGRRSSETEIDLLRLLAPRGK, from the coding sequence ATGATCGAACAGCAACTCGGACGCTGCGTCGCCTCCTGGTATCCGGGGGCGACCGGCGTCACTGGCGCCGCAAAACTCTCCGGCGGCGCCAGCCAGGAGACCTGGAGCTTCGACATCGTCCATGCGGGCGGCACCTCAGGCGCGATCCTGCGTCGCGCGCCGCCGGGCTATGGCGCCTCGCCGGGGCGCGCCGCCGGGCTCGACGCCGAGGCGACGTTGATGCAACTCGCGCATGACGCCGGCCTGCCGTCGCCGCGCGTGATGCATGTGCTTGTTCCCGAAGACGAACTCGGAACCGGCTTCATCATGCAGCGGATCGAGGGCGAAACCATCGCGCGCAAGATTCTGCGCGATGAGGAATTTGACAAGGCGCGGCCGCTGCTGGCGCGGCAACTCGGCAAGGTCGTGGCCGGCATTCATGGACTGCCGGCGGCGAAACTGCCGAAGCTGCGCGAGATGACGGCGACCAGGGAGATCGCCGATCTCGAACGGGAATACCGCAGTTTCGGCTGGCCGCGGCCGGTGTTCGAACTGGCCTTGCGCTGGCTGCGTGCGCGCGATCCCGGGCCATCGAAAGAGGTGACGCTGGTGCATGGCGATTTCCGCAACGGCAATCTCATCATCGGTCCCGACGGCGTCCGCGCGGTGCTTGACTGGGAGCTCGCGCATTTCGGCGATCCGATGGAGGACCTGGGTTGGATCTGCGTCAATTCCTGGCGCTTCGGCGAGATCGACAAACCGGTCGGCGGCTTCGGTTCGCGCGAGGACCTGTTCGCGGGCTATGAGGAAACCGGCCGCAAGGCCGATCCGGAGCGCGTGATGTTCTGGGAAGTGATGGGCACGCTGCGCTGGGGCATCATGTGCTGCGGCATGATGCAGCGGTTTCGCTCAGGGCCGGATCATTCGATGGAGCGTGCCATGATCGGGCGGCGCTCGTCGGAAACCGAAATCGATTTGCTTAGATTGCTAGCCCCGCGGGGGAAATGA
- a CDS encoding SDR family oxidoreductase: MFNDQLLAGRRILVTGGGTGLGKSMAARFLSLGAEVHICGRRKSVCDETATELMDLHGGRVVSHGVDIRNAMAVDEMIEQIWTAAGPLTDLINNAAGNFVSRTQDLTPRGFDAIANIVMHGTFYVTHAVGRRWIADKLPGNVVSITVTWVRNGSPYVVPSAMSKSAIHAMTMSLAMEWGKYGIRLNTIAPGEIPTEGMSKRLNPNDAPGARTIARNPMGRVGSMEELQNLAVFLISGGCDWINGETIAMDGAQGLATGGNFYELRDWSDADWNTARDSIKAQNEKDRAARG; this comes from the coding sequence ATGTTCAACGATCAGCTTCTCGCCGGGCGGCGCATTCTCGTGACCGGAGGCGGAACCGGCCTCGGCAAGTCGATGGCCGCGCGCTTTCTCAGCCTTGGTGCCGAGGTTCATATCTGCGGCCGCCGCAAGAGCGTGTGCGACGAGACTGCAACCGAATTGATGGACCTGCACGGCGGACGTGTGGTCAGCCACGGCGTCGACATCCGCAACGCGATGGCCGTCGACGAGATGATCGAGCAGATCTGGACTGCCGCCGGTCCCCTCACCGATCTCATCAACAACGCCGCCGGCAATTTCGTCTCGCGCACGCAGGACCTGACACCGCGCGGCTTCGACGCGATCGCCAATATCGTCATGCACGGCACCTTCTACGTGACGCACGCCGTCGGCCGGCGCTGGATCGCCGACAAGCTGCCCGGCAACGTGGTGTCGATTACCGTGACCTGGGTACGCAACGGTTCGCCCTATGTGGTGCCGTCGGCGATGAGCAAGTCCGCAATCCACGCCATGACGATGTCGCTGGCGATGGAGTGGGGCAAATACGGCATTCGCCTGAACACCATCGCCCCCGGCGAGATTCCGACCGAAGGCATGAGCAAGCGCCTCAATCCCAACGATGCGCCTGGCGCACGTACCATTGCCAGGAATCCGATGGGCCGGGTCGGCTCGATGGAGGAATTGCAGAACCTGGCCGTGTTCCTGATTTCGGGCGGCTGCGACTGGATCAACGGCGAGACCATCGCGATGGACGGCGCGCAGGGACTGGCGACGGGCGGCAATTTCTACGAGTTGCGCGACTGGAGCGACGCCGACTGGAACACGGCGCGCGATTCGATCAAGGCGCAGAACGAAAAGGACCGCGCCGCGCGGGGTTGA
- a CDS encoding enoyl-CoA hydratase/isomerase, which yields MQFKHVTLDFDGSVAILKLDHQEVMNAVSIDMLGGLAEALDAIEEKRAEVRCLVITGAGRAFCTGANLQGRSNAKPGKVNAGAALETAFHPFLRRLRNLHCPIVTAVNGPAAGAGMSFALMGDMILCARSSYFLQAFRRIGLVPDCGSTWLLPRMIGKARSVELSLMGERLPAEKALEWGLVNRVHDDATLMEETMKLAHDLANGPTIALSLIRKLYWDSPENSYEEQLNLEFESQRIAGSAEDFKEGVTAFLEKRPAKFRGK from the coding sequence ATGCAGTTCAAGCACGTCACGCTCGATTTCGATGGTTCGGTGGCCATCCTTAAGCTCGACCATCAGGAGGTCATGAACGCGGTCTCGATCGACATGCTGGGCGGCCTCGCCGAGGCGCTGGATGCGATCGAAGAGAAGCGCGCCGAGGTGCGCTGCCTTGTCATCACGGGCGCCGGCCGCGCGTTCTGCACCGGCGCCAACCTGCAGGGCCGCAGCAACGCCAAGCCCGGCAAGGTCAATGCCGGCGCCGCGCTGGAAACCGCGTTCCACCCGTTCCTGCGCCGCCTGCGCAACCTGCATTGCCCGATCGTGACCGCGGTCAACGGTCCGGCCGCCGGCGCCGGCATGAGTTTCGCGCTGATGGGCGACATGATCCTGTGCGCGCGCTCGTCCTATTTCCTGCAGGCGTTCCGCCGCATCGGCCTGGTGCCGGATTGCGGCTCGACCTGGCTGTTGCCGCGCATGATCGGCAAGGCGCGATCGGTCGAACTGTCGCTGATGGGCGAACGGCTGCCGGCCGAAAAGGCGCTGGAATGGGGCCTCGTCAACCGCGTCCATGACGACGCCACGCTGATGGAAGAGACCATGAAGCTGGCGCATGATCTGGCGAACGGGCCGACGATCGCGCTGTCGCTGATCCGAAAACTCTATTGGGACAGCCCGGAAAATTCCTACGAGGAACAGCTCAACCTCGAATTCGAATCGCAGCGCATCGCGGGTTCCGCGGAAGACTTCAAGGAAGGCGTGACCGCCTTCCTCGAAAAGCGCCCCGCCAAGTTCCGAGGAAAATGA
- a CDS encoding enoyl-CoA hydratase-related protein produces the protein MDLKFSKVTRKGPITIITLSRPEVYNALHIDAHFELNKVFDDFSADPDQWVAIVTGAGDKAFCAGNDLKWQAAGGKRGWDKGGFAGLTSRFDCDKPIIAAVNGVAMGGGFEIALACDLIIASDNATFALPEPRVGLAALAGGVHRLPRQIGLKRAMGMILTARHVSAKEGLELGFVNEVVPQAELMAAAERWAETICKNSPMSIRASKQAIQKGLEVSLEQAIAEQREYPAVKAMAASQDYIEGPKAFSEKRPPKWLGR, from the coding sequence ATGGATCTGAAATTCTCCAAGGTCACGCGCAAGGGACCGATCACGATCATCACACTGTCGCGCCCCGAAGTGTACAACGCGCTGCATATCGACGCGCATTTCGAGCTCAACAAGGTGTTCGACGATTTCTCGGCCGATCCCGACCAGTGGGTCGCGATCGTCACCGGCGCCGGCGATAAGGCGTTCTGCGCCGGCAACGACCTGAAATGGCAGGCCGCGGGCGGCAAGCGCGGCTGGGACAAGGGCGGCTTCGCCGGCCTCACCTCGCGCTTCGACTGCGACAAGCCGATCATCGCCGCCGTCAACGGCGTGGCGATGGGCGGCGGCTTTGAAATCGCGCTGGCCTGCGACCTCATCATCGCTTCCGACAACGCCACCTTCGCGCTGCCCGAGCCGCGCGTCGGCCTCGCCGCTTTGGCCGGTGGCGTGCACCGGCTGCCGCGCCAGATCGGCCTGAAGCGCGCCATGGGCATGATCCTGACCGCGCGCCACGTTTCGGCCAAGGAGGGGCTCGAACTCGGCTTCGTCAACGAAGTGGTTCCGCAGGCCGAACTGATGGCGGCCGCCGAGCGCTGGGCCGAGACCATCTGCAAGAATTCGCCGATGTCGATCCGCGCCTCCAAGCAGGCGATCCAGAAGGGCCTGGAAGTTTCGCTGGAACAGGCGATTGCCGAGCAGCGCGAATACCCCGCGGTGAAGGCGATGGCGGCCTCGCAGGACTACATCGAGGGGCCGAAGGCGTTTTCGGAGAAGCGCCCGCCGAAGTGGCTGGGGCGTTAA
- a CDS encoding crotonase/enoyl-CoA hydratase family protein codes for MEQRVSISISDGIADVRLVRADKMNALDAAMFDALVAATERLAHEKGVRAVVLSGEGRAFCAGLDMGRFAAMKESGGNGVAGGEKRDLSVRTHGLANFPQQAVWGWRQLPVPVIAAIQGVAFGGGFQLALGADMRFLTPDARMSIMEIKWGLVPDMAGTPILASLVRDDILRELTYTGRIFSAQEAMSYGLATRICDDPRAAALELAREIAGKSPDAIRACKRMLNKLSVDPGPALLAESVEQQKLLGSPNQTEAVRANMEKRAPRFAEAG; via the coding sequence ATGGAGCAACGCGTCTCGATATCGATTTCGGACGGCATCGCCGACGTCCGACTGGTGCGGGCGGACAAGATGAACGCGCTCGATGCCGCGATGTTTGACGCGCTGGTGGCCGCTACGGAGCGGCTGGCGCATGAAAAGGGTGTGCGAGCGGTAGTATTGTCCGGCGAGGGGCGTGCGTTCTGCGCCGGTCTCGATATGGGACGCTTCGCTGCGATGAAGGAGAGCGGCGGTAACGGGGTAGCTGGCGGTGAGAAACGCGACCTGTCGGTGCGTACCCACGGGCTGGCGAATTTTCCCCAGCAGGCGGTGTGGGGCTGGCGGCAGCTTCCGGTGCCGGTGATTGCCGCGATCCAGGGTGTGGCGTTCGGCGGCGGCTTCCAGCTCGCGCTCGGCGCCGACATGCGTTTCCTCACCCCGGATGCGCGGATGTCGATCATGGAAATCAAATGGGGCCTGGTGCCCGACATGGCCGGCACGCCGATCCTCGCCAGCCTGGTGCGCGACGATATCCTGCGCGAGCTGACCTATACCGGCCGCATCTTCTCCGCCCAGGAAGCGATGAGCTACGGCCTCGCGACGCGCATCTGCGATGATCCGCGCGCGGCGGCGCTGGAGCTTGCGCGCGAGATCGCCGGCAAGAGCCCCGATGCGATCCGCGCCTGCAAGCGCATGCTCAACAAGCTGTCGGTCGATCCCGGTCCGGCGCTGCTCGCCGAATCCGTCGAGCAACAGAAGCTGCTGGGCAGTCCGAACCAGACCGAAGCCGTTCGCGCCAACATGGAAAAGCGCGCGCCACGGTTTGCGGAGGCGGGCTGA
- a CDS encoding VOC family protein, protein MFSHVMIGTNDLEKAKTFYDALLGTLDVRPAKVDRHRIFYFTKTGTFSVSKPINGEPATCANGGTIGFAANSPEQADAWHAAGVAHGATPCEDPPGVREGPAGKLYLAYLRDPDGNKICAMHRMV, encoded by the coding sequence ATGTTTTCGCATGTCATGATCGGCACCAACGACCTGGAAAAGGCCAAGACGTTTTATGACGCGCTGCTCGGCACGCTCGACGTCCGGCCCGCCAAGGTGGACCGCCACCGTATTTTCTACTTCACCAAAACAGGCACGTTTTCGGTGTCGAAGCCGATCAACGGCGAGCCCGCGACCTGTGCCAATGGCGGCACTATCGGCTTTGCCGCCAACTCGCCCGAGCAGGCCGACGCCTGGCACGCGGCCGGTGTCGCCCATGGCGCGACGCCTTGCGAGGATCCGCCCGGCGTGCGCGAAGGTCCCGCGGGCAAACTCTATCTCGCCTACCTGCGCGATCCCGACGGCAACAAGATCTGCGCGATGCACCGGATGGTGTGA
- a CDS encoding acyl-CoA dehydrogenase family protein has protein sequence MDFALPADLVAYLDELDRFIAREIKPLEEADDNIRFFDHRREWARTDFDNGGLPRHEWEALLRKAKNLADAAGYLRFAIPKRYGGKDGSNLWMAVIREHFASKGLGLHNDLQNEHSIVGNLPIVTMLDRYGTDEQKAMIDGSITGKYRITFGLTEPEHGSDATHMETRAVPATRDNVKGWVVNGQKMWTTGMHVATHCALFARTSGEDGDARGITCLLVPAKAEGVKVEEYMWTFNMPTDHPRVSFTDVFVPDDALFGEVGRGLSLAQCFVHENRIRQAASSLGAAVYCINESVKYARERKPFGKALAENQAIQWPLVELATQAEMLRLLIRKTAWEMDQLTQAQVEHTLSDKVSMCNFWANRLCCEAADRAMQVHGGMGYSRHKPFEHIYRHHRRYRITEGSEEIQKRKVAGFLFGYMGAGKH, from the coding sequence TTGGATTTCGCCTTACCCGCCGACCTCGTCGCCTATCTCGACGAACTTGACCGCTTCATCGCACGCGAGATCAAGCCGCTGGAAGAGGCCGATGACAACATCCGCTTCTTCGATCACCGCCGCGAATGGGCGCGCACCGATTTCGACAATGGCGGCCTGCCGCGCCATGAATGGGAAGCGCTGCTGCGCAAGGCCAAGAATCTCGCCGACGCCGCCGGCTATTTGCGCTTTGCGATCCCGAAGCGCTACGGCGGCAAGGACGGTTCCAACCTCTGGATGGCCGTGATCCGCGAGCATTTTGCATCGAAGGGCCTCGGCCTGCACAACGACCTGCAGAACGAGCATTCGATCGTCGGCAATCTGCCGATCGTGACCATGCTGGACCGTTACGGTACCGACGAGCAGAAGGCGATGATCGACGGCTCGATCACCGGCAAATACCGCATCACCTTTGGCTTGACCGAACCCGAGCACGGCTCCGATGCGACCCACATGGAAACAAGGGCGGTGCCGGCGACGCGCGACAACGTCAAGGGCTGGGTCGTCAACGGCCAGAAGATGTGGACCACCGGCATGCATGTCGCGACGCATTGCGCGCTGTTTGCCCGCACGTCCGGCGAAGACGGCGATGCGCGGGGCATCACCTGCCTGCTGGTGCCAGCGAAGGCTGAGGGCGTGAAGGTCGAGGAGTACATGTGGACCTTCAACATGCCGACCGACCATCCGCGTGTCAGCTTTACCGACGTGTTCGTGCCTGACGATGCGCTGTTCGGCGAGGTCGGCCGCGGCCTGTCGCTGGCGCAGTGCTTTGTGCACGAGAACCGCATCCGGCAGGCGGCGAGTTCACTGGGTGCCGCGGTCTACTGCATCAATGAAAGTGTGAAGTACGCGCGCGAGCGCAAACCGTTCGGCAAGGCGCTAGCCGAGAACCAGGCGATCCAGTGGCCGCTGGTGGAACTGGCGACGCAGGCCGAGATGCTGCGGCTTCTGATCCGCAAGACCGCGTGGGAGATGGACCAGCTCACCCAGGCCCAGGTCGAACACACGCTGTCCGACAAGGTCTCGATGTGTAACTTCTGGGCCAACCGCCTGTGCTGCGAAGCCGCCGACCGCGCCATGCAGGTACATGGCGGCATGGGCTATTCACGCCATAAACCGTTCGAACACATCTACCGCCACCACCGCCGCTACCGCATCACCGAAGGCAGCGAGGAAATCCAGAAGCGCAAGGTGGCGGGATTCCTGTTTGGGTATATGGGGGCAGGGAAGCATTGA
- a CDS encoding DUF6285 domain-containing protein, with protein sequence MQDEPTPIELIKAVADFLRNEITPAIKGHNAFKLRVGINALDLVTRQLTLADSGDAAEHIRLKQLLGTDGPLIELNRALSDKIAKGEVDLQTPGLAEHLWQTTMDKLAVDQPNYGSYKRELGKK encoded by the coding sequence ATGCAGGACGAACCGACACCCATCGAACTGATCAAGGCGGTTGCCGATTTCCTGCGCAACGAAATCACGCCCGCGATCAAGGGCCACAACGCCTTCAAGCTCCGCGTCGGCATCAACGCGCTCGATCTCGTCACGCGGCAACTGACACTGGCGGACAGCGGCGATGCGGCCGAGCACATCAGGCTGAAGCAGCTGCTGGGTACCGACGGCCCGCTGATCGAACTCAATCGCGCGCTGTCGGACAAAATTGCAAAGGGCGAGGTCGATCTGCAGACGCCGGGATTGGCCGAGCATTTGTGGCAGACCACGATGGACAAGCTCGCGGTCGATCAGCCGAACTACGGGTCGTACAAGCGGGAGCTGGGGAAGAAGTAG